TCACTCTCGCTCTCATAAATGAGACAAAAATGGAACACCGAAAACTGCTGTACATCTgctaaacaataaaatagcaatgaaTGCACAGAAAGTTGGATCAATGGTTGTCCCTCGGTGAGTGGAGGGCTCCTTCCATCTGCAGAAGGCTTCCCATGTGACAGAGCATTTCTGCTGACAGAACAAGGGAAGAGGCAATCTTCATTGATTCTCTCCTCCCTTGCAGGCCACCGCCCccatcccaaatctgctctggaccCTCCAGAACGGTGAGGGAGGTAACGCTGAACGCTGCAAAGGAAGGAATCAGCCAATATTGCCTTTTCCGCTGGCAAGAGCATTCTGAGAGGGACTCTGCTTAGCAGTGCTCCCATAGGTGGAAAAGAACCTGGTTCCAAGCCGtagcatgtcgtccaaacccagtcagaatgttggatccaggatctgccttccacaagaggaataGCTCTGCTTAcggaaggtccctccacccaattttgggggattccAACTCCGACCCACCCAtaacacagctcaccccattcagcagtgtCTCCCGACTTTATTTTGAGGATAGGattggtgtcaagggtaggcatggttggggacCTGCTAAGgtccacacctcagcaggggctcACTGGCCAGGgccccctggatttgctcctcctgTTCATCatttcaacctgcttgttcacctgccttgtGCTCTGGCCCACCagcagaggtggtgagaaggagcagccggattgctcactggctctctgctggtCAAGCAAGTAAATGGTAGCAGTgataagaaaaaggaggaggagctatagcagctggtaacaatgcaggtgagaaggcagattcactgagggaggggacccattgagAGTGCCTTGCCCAGGGTCCCTAAAACCACCAGGAACTGGCATTTTGAGCAGGCTGAAGGGGCtggtgtgggagggagagggcagaGAAGTCTACCTCCACTGGAGTAATTACTCATGATTAATTTGGAACCAACCTGGTAGTCTTAAAGTTACATTGATTAATTTATAGTCATTCTCCACCACAATTCGAAAATCATTCCAACATTTCTGATAGCCTTATTGAAACCCAAAATTCTTCTGTCAAGGCCGTGGTGGCTGTTTGTGCCAGGCTGCTCGTGCGATACTGCAACCCTCGATTCTTTTGATATTTTCTTGAAAAGAACGGTTTATACCAAACTAGCTCATTCAGCATGATGCAACTTTAAAACTATGAATCCCATGTTGCTGTGTGGCTTAGAGCAAAAGTGCAAGCACAATGGAGCTTTGGGTACAATCCTTTGGAAATCTACCTGGGGTTTAGTGCCACTGAACACAACAGGAATTACTTCTGTGAAGCACGCATAGGATTAGTCCACATATGTTTATCTAACCTTTAAGACTACAAATCTCATGTTGCAGTGTGACCGTAAGCAAGCCCCTATTCAAGCAAgggaacaatgggaaaatatggaaTGAATGTAGCCAACTGATTTTGAGTTGGGCCTGGATCTTCCAATGGAAATTGTTGCTTGGATCTGGAAAAATGGATCGGATGACAAACCTCTTGTGAGCTCTTCAAACGAGATCTATAAAACCAGCTGAACACTGAAGAGAATCGTAGATCTGTCAGCTTCATTTACCTCAAAAGCCATCAGTCATAAACTCGCAAGCCTCAGAGCGCTGCCTGCTTGATGCAAAGATTAGATGGTTTTCCTGCTTCTATTTTGAGACAACAGATGGCTTCCCTTTTTCCAAACAATGAACATCGGAAGTTTCTCAACCTATGCAACATTATCACCTTAATTCAGCAGCCTCAAAAAGCACTTTTATTAAGATTTTGCTTATGCATATATAATTGATTAAGCAATATGGATAGTTGGCTCAGACATATTTGATTAGTGAACACGTGCAGAGTATAAAGTTTACTGGATAATGTATTAGAACTCCAGATTCTATATACTTAGGCTGTTCCAGCCTTGCCTGCTCCTTGGCACCCAAGGTCTACTAGTGTTCCTGAGCATTGGAGGGTGAAGCACACGTCCCACACATTATTTTGGATCCAAGGGCGGACTGCCTCGTGCCTGCTTTGACAACAGCAACTAGTAGGCTATCCTAGAGACCCACCAAGGCTAGCGAGAAGCCCATAGCCTCCAGTTCGCTAGGCCCAACGATCTATCAAACCACAGGGGGTCCAAACAGGTCCATAGTCTCTACCACcaaggagagatgctccagaaaGGAACTGATGGAAACACGCAGGATTCGGGCCTCATCTGCTTTCCACCGcctgcaaataaaataataataaatactagaTAAACAAATGGTATCAAAACCATTTCACTCCCACATCATTGTACtatttcctccaacaccacatccCAGAAACCCTGTCCGCATTCTAGTCCAGTGCTCGAATTCCCACTGCTGGGTCTGCTGATATTCCTTAACTCTGACCCTTCTAAGTGTGAACCCAAACCTCATTTTGCCCTTGGGAGCTGCAGGGGCAACACTGGCCCAAGACGTTTTAGTGCCAGAGCCAGAAaatcttgtctgtctgtctgtctatctataaCCATCATTGTGCTTTACAGAATACAAGAGCGCAGAtactctgccccaaggagcttacaaggTAAAACCCAAGACAAGAAATAGAGGAAGAGCAGGGAAGTGTAAGCAAGGGTAAGCAATAAACGATTgtctcattgggcctgttcagacaatatgctaagccatggttaagccgctaacccttttgcagcaaatggttagtgagtgtgtttaaactgtggttatgtagccaccatggttaggaatggttcacacgacatgctaagccctaatgtttaactcaaaatttttaaccactgtggcttagtgtgtcatctgaacagggttagtgTCATGTGCTGAAACAGCCCTCCCCCATATGGTGCCCTtcaatgttttagactacaatgcccatcagctccagccagcatggccaatggtcaggaatggtgggagttgtagtccaacaacatctgaagggcagcaggctggggaaaGGTGGCTTAGATGCAAGACGGCATGGGAACGAAAGGGGTTGTGCCAAAGGCTCTTGTACCTTGTCTCTTGTACAATCACCCCTGTGGAAGGGGCGAAACAGTCAATACTCACACATGCAAGACATCCTCTGTCACACTCAGCTCCTTGCTGATCCCTCCTTTGCGAGGCTCAGGGTCTGGGGCCAGGGAGCCCAACGCAATCCGAGCGAATGACGACGATGGAAAAGGAATGCTTAGCTCACTAATGTTAGAGGTAGCCAtaaggaacataaaatgtacaaGACAGCATGGGAATTCTTCCCTCTTGCCCAAATACCCTCCCTTGCCACAACAGATACTCTCCCTGCCTTGGAGAAGGCAGAAGGTCTAAGCTTAATTAATCTGAGAGAGCTTCTAGTCCCTGGTTTTGTATTTTACAGTCACTGGCATGGATTAGGGTCCTCCTTTTATCCTTCACCATGCGTGGAGAAAGATGGTATCAAATTATAGGGCTGAGGATCCTTGACAATTTGGGTCAGCTACTGCAGGGTGGGGGACAGGGGGAGCGACATGGCTTAAATTGGAAAGTGTCAGGGGTTTGGCCTCTGGACTTCATTACTGCCCCCCTATCTTTTCTCCCAAATTTTACTGCTGAAGACACCCTGCTCTTTAACCACACTAACTGCAAGCACAACAGTATTTAATGCAAAGCATTAAAGAGCTAATCATCAACATGGAGTGAGGGTCTAATATATTtccatatatatgcatttcatatgtattcattgccgTGTGTGTGAATCGgggaaaattaaaagaaaaagaaataagattTGTGCTGTTCTACTATAGACAACTGgttgtccacccccaccccccagcttccCATGACCAGTTACCAAAGAGAACAGGACTTCTGTACTTTTAATGTGGGGTCGGTAGGGCAGGTACTGAAAACTACCTTCCACTTGCAACACCAGCTGTTAGCATAAACTGCCTTTGCCTTTTTACAGTCTCTGTACTTTCAGCTGGCTACAAGGGACGTAAGGTGGCCAGACAGTGACAGCTATGTCCTTTCCCTTTAATTCCAAGTTTCTATCTCACACTCAGTCCTAGTGGATAAACAACATCCTATTCTAGGAAACTTTGCCTGAAGTTCCTTTGGGGAGCAGCTGCATCATCCCGTGGCAGCCGGTGGCTCCGATTCTGGTGgcgctgcgaatccattctgggtttcaattacaaccattcagaactctaaaggagagatatatatccaaggtgctaaaccctatCTTCCCAAAATCTCttcagcaccttggttagctcctttggagttctggatggttctgactgaaccccggaGTGAATTCAGAGCCTctccgaaatcggagccaccagactctactgccatttaggaaaagaaaagaacgcGCTGAGACTCCGCCTCCTCCCGGCCCCCCAACTGAGCCGCCCTACCCCCGGCAAAGCAACTGACACTTCCCGCCCCACAGATCTTCCCATCGGCTTCCTTTTGAAGGAAAGGGACCCAGGCGTTCGAGAACTTGGTTTTAACGTTTGCGAACCTCCTGGAGAGTTTTAGCTATTGCGCAGTACataaatgtgataaatgaactccccccgccccccgccccttcCACGAGTGCATCCTATTCCTGCCCCGTTCATCACTTTCTCACGATCCCTTGTCCCGTGTCTGGATACAACGCGAGGCCCGATCCGCGCACTGCGGTCGCCGCGGATGCTTCCATCGCTGTTGCCCTCGTCCGCCCCACGTGGTCAAGGGGACGGACGGCGACGTGAACGAAAGAGGCGCGGCTCAAGGGAATCCACGCCCACCGTGGATGGGGCccggagagagaggaaaagagaaacgCTTGGAGCCAAGCGTTTTAGAGGGCGCATTCACACGTGGTGTCGCAGTCCTCATCAAACGGAGAGTTGCGCTGCGTTGTAAGCAGCAGTGATGAGAGAGAGCTTTCATATGACCTCAAATACCAGAGCCTTGTTTACACATGCGGAGTTCCGCGTTTGACTACACGGGATTGAGTTCAGttgcatgtgtgaactggctgTGTCACGCATGTAAATTCATGCAAGGCACATACTGCAAAGGATAGAGAAATATAATGGTTCCTTTCCAATGGCCACAGACACTACAGAACTTTCTGAAATTCGATGTATTATGCCTGAGGCCATTAGGAAGGAACTAACGTATTTCAATGGCTATTTGCTGCTGTTCAGTTTTGGGTCCTCtttgatgttttggattacagtccCCACCAGCTCCAGacatcatagccaatggtcagggatgatgggagttgtagtctaaaatgtctggagagacccaggttggagaagcctaaCACCACAGATAGGACTTGAATATCCCCTCAAAGTGCCATGCTTTTCAATGACATCCAGGCACAGAAGACTTGCTTGTTTGATCTGATTATGATTTTTATGTTTTGgacattttgtaaactgccttgactTGCCTAGAAAGGTGCTATAGAAATACTATACATGaaatatttttcctcttcccttactAGCTCTTGTTCCTTTGAAGTCCTGCTGACATTGTAAATTTGAAGTTTTTCACAACTTTTGAAATTTTGGGGctcttttataaataaaatatcaatatCCATCACTTGCTTTATCGACTTTTGACAATCTGTGTGCTGAATGTCCAAAACtgattccagtggtggtggggtgtgtgaaatACTATATTGGAAGCCATGTGAGAGTTCAGCATGCAgaggcccattcacacatacaactCATCACTGGATGTTGCAATGATCCAGTGAtgaatatgcatgtgtgaaccagttcCAAAAAGGCAATGATGATGTGGAGAGAAAATAAATTATGGACATACGTGTGTGAAGACACTCAGGGAGAATAGAAAGAACTCAGATCCCTGTTCCAGAAGCTGCGCTCCCACCATGTGAACCTAATGACACGGTCAATTCTTGTTTTGGCATGGTAATGTGCAGATATGGGAGCATTTTATGTGTGCTTTTCAGAAAGCTTGCTTTTGTATTTtacagttttcattttaaaacaacaacaagtaatTGCCCTGAGACCTGGgataggatgggatataaataaaacagtatCATTTTACATAGTAACATGTTACCTTTCCCTTTAACCGGAAAGCACCTTCTTCAAATGCCATCTGTCATTTCCCTCTCTGGGACCAAACTATCTTTGACTCTGTGCCTCAGTGCTTTTTCTGTTTTCGAGAAACACTTCCCAGCAATTTAGGAGGTATGCCAAGTCCCTTCTCGTCATTTGACTCTTCTAGCCAACAGGGACGACAGCAGAGTTGTCAcatcctgtgcttttaacagctgtaCAGCAGGCAGCAATCCAACAGGTGCAGCTCTTTTAGGAGGTGTGCCAAGTCCCTTCTCGTCATCTGAATTTGCAAGCCAACAGGGATGAAAGCACAGTTGCTACaccctgtgcttttaacagctgtacagaagGTGGCAATCCAACATTGCTGGCATAGAGATGGAATGATGGAAGAAACAATGTCGGCCTGAATTTGTGCATGTCATGCATAGAGGTGTTAAAGGGGGGGAAATTGGCAGCATTAGGCGGCAAAATTGCTAGCATCGCTTCAGGCCAGTGTCAGAAACAGAAATATGTCAAATTTATGCTACCACCTTACATATCATACATGCTTGGGGAGAATTCACAGGTATGTATGTTGCTTGAGTTCTCTTCGCTTGACTGCTGTATTCTTGATGAGGTTCAGCTGAAGATATAAACTCCTCTTTCCTCACTGGAAAACACTGTGCAAAAATAATATTCAAGTTCTGTTTGTATTCTTTTATCTGTTATCATTACAGGATTGCAGCAGGTCATTACAtgatgctgcaatcctaaaatgATGACCATGCACGTGAACCAGTTCTCAATGACTGGCAGTTAAATGAACACTGGCACCACTGAaatgataaagaaataaaaaagagcaTGCGCCCCTCCAAAAATAGGCATCACAAATTTTCATTCCTGCTGCGTAGGCACAGTCCACCTACACAGATCGGAACTCTGGCACCAAAAAtatctgcataaaatttacatatgctaatttatatttatgatttattattattatatttatatcctgccttttttcttcttgcagggaaagCAAGGCGGCctacatggttctcctcctctccattttaccttcacaacaactctgcgaggtaggataggctgagaacCCGTAAAATGAAATGATAGACATGTGTGTAAAGTCCATGGCTCCATGGCTGAGGGggaattagaacctggatctcccaagtcccagtccagcactctaaccgctacaccacatcagcactgcaaatttagaaacaattactaggatttatttaaatatcaacaaggcaaagccagccaaattAATTTCCAATCCAAATCACACCAAATTCTTTCATTaatttgcaccccacccccagatcacCCTAAACCAGTAGTTCCTTTTCAATTACAGTGAATTTGCAATGGTTATGAACAgatgtgaaaaatgcacacaagcatgGCCAGAACGTTTTTTCATGAGCCCTTTCAAAAGCTTCCATTGTCACCAGTGGAAGGtgtttttctaagcttaattgctatgaggagggagtttgtgtgtatatatatgggaCGGGGTGTTGCaacatgtggggaggggaggttagGCTGATACTTCCCTCAACAATCACAATTCCCGACACGAACCTGCCCGTACACTgccctcaacatctaaggtcctcctctgagtgcctactccaagggaagctcggaggatggcaacaaggaagagggccttctctgtggtggccccccgattatggaatgatctccccgataaggctcacctggcgccagcactgttatcttttcggcgccaggtcaagacctttctcccaggcatttaacaacatatgctaaggtgtttttttttaaatgaaccccagaactgttgttgtttaaatggatactgttttacactgttgtttttatatttttgatggttttcaattttgtatactttttaatgttcactgattttaacttttgtaaaccgcccagagagattcagctatggggcggtatgtaaattaaataaataaataaataatttccccttGAATATTGTCCCTTGCATGGCCATTAAGGGCACAACCCAATGCATATTTAGAACgaagaaagtcctacatctcccattcagacaagagccagtgtgatgtagtggctagagtgtcgggctgggagtcaggagatccaggttctagtccccactcggccatggaaacccactgggtgactttgggccagtcacagactctcagcccaacccacctcacagggttgttgttgtgaggataaagtggagaggagggttatgcacgccaccttgggttccttgcaggaaaaaaggcgggatataaatgcaaa
This window of the Elgaria multicarinata webbii isolate HBS135686 ecotype San Diego chromosome 3, rElgMul1.1.pri, whole genome shotgun sequence genome carries:
- the LAGE3 gene encoding EKC/KEOPS complex subunit LAGE3, with protein sequence MEASAATAVRGSGLAFELSIPFPSSSFARIALGSLAPDPEPRKGGISKELSVTEDVLHVRWKADEARILRVSISSFLEHLSLVVETMDLFGPPVV